Part of the Gemmatimonadaceae bacterium genome is shown below.
CGAGCATGGAGCTGTTGCACAAGGCGTACGGGGACAAGGGTCTGCGAATTGTGGCGGTCAGCATCGATGATCCCGGTACCGAACAGCTCGTCCGGGATTTCGTCGAACAGTATGGACTCACTTTCGAGATTCTTCACGATCCCGCCAAGGCTATCAGCCGACAGTATCAGACCACAGGTTACCCCGAAACCGTGATCCTCGGGCGAGACGGAATAATCCGGAAGAAACTGATCGGTGCGACTGACTGGAATTCACCCGACAACCGCGCGCTGATCGAGCGGTTGATTGCCGAAAGCGCAGAGTAGTCGTTGCCCCTGATACTTGGAATCGAGACCTCGTGTGATGAAACATCCGCGGCGGTCATCGATGGCAGTGGCAACAATGTCGAGCAGCGTTCCCTTGTGATCCTCTCGCAGGACATCCACCGTGTGTTTGGAGGTGTGGTTCCGGAGATTGCATCCCGCGCCCACCTGACGAGTATCGTTCCGGTAGTCGAGCGAGCTTTGAACGAAGCAAATGTCAGGCTTGAGGACATCGACGCCATCGCAGTGACATCTGCCCCAGGCCTCGTCGGCGCATTGCTGGTGGGCGTGTGCTACGCAAAATCACTGGGATTCGCTAAAGGCATCCCGGTTGTTCCGGTCCACCACATGGAGGGGCACCTGTTCGCGACATCGCTTGAGCATGAAAGTGCGGTGCCGCCTTTCACAGCTTTGCTCGTCTCGGGTGGGCACACGATGCTACTCGATGTCGAAGCGTGGGGTCGTTACCGCCTGCTCGGCGCCACTCGCGATGACGCGGCCGGCGAGGCATTTGACAAGGTTGCGAAAATGCTCGGGCTTCCCTATCCCGGCGGCCGTCATGTTGAGAGGCTGGCGCGCGAAGGCGATCCAACGCGTTTTCGATTCAAGCCGCCGATGGTGCGGCGCTCGGACACTCCCGGCGACGAGGACTACTATGCGTTTTCATTCAGCGGATTGAAGACTGCCGCCCTGAATGCCGTCCGCGGCAGTTCCGATATCGACGTTGACCGGTCTGCCATTGCGCGCGGTTTTCAGGACGCACTCGTTGCCTCCCTCGTCGAGAAGACTCTGCGTGCTGCACGTGAATACTCCCGCACGCGGATTGTTCTTGGCGGCGGCGTGGCCTGCAATACGGCCCTCTCGAGTGTGCTCGCCGAGCGGGCGTTGCAGATTGGTGCTAACGTATTTGCGCCGTCGCCGCGCCTGGCGACGGACAACGCAGCGATGATCGCACGCGCCGGTCTGTTTCGTCACGAACGTGGCGAGCATGCCGGATTTGATCTCAACGCGCATGCGAGCCAGCCGATCCCCGGCCTGATCGCGGCCTGACAATTTTCATTCACGCGATGCCACGTATCTTTGCACAGATCGTTCATCATCCGCTCGCATACGAACTGGGCCCTTTGCAGATAACAGGGTTCGGGCTCGCGATACTACTTTCCTTTGTAATCGGGCAGATAATCCTCCAGCAGGAGCTCGACAGGCGCGGGGAGGATCCGGGTCCTGCAGGCGACATGGTTTTTGCCGCAGTGATTGGTGGCCTGCTCGGTGCGAAGATTTACTATGCAATCCTGACGCAGGACGCCGGCTCGCTCGTCAGCAGGGCGGGGTTTGTTTTCTGGGGTGGCCTTATCGGCGGCATCCTCGCCGTCTCGGCCCTGGTCGTAGTGAAGAAGCTGGGCCTGGCGCGGATGAGCGATGTATCGGGTATTGCACTCGCAGGCGCTTACGCCGTGGGGCGAACCGGTTGCTGGGCGGTCGGTGATGATTACGGGCGCCCGTTCAATGGCCCTTGGGCCACAGTATTTCCGGAAGGTGCGCCGCCTTCGACAGCCGGAAACATGTCCAGCATGTTTGGCGTTGGCTTTCCGCCGGGAACGCCCCAGAATCAGGTGATCGCTGTACATCCCACGCAGATCTACGAAGTCGGCATGGGCTTCGTGATGTTTCTCATTCTGTGGCATTTCCGCGATCACAAGCATGCGCGAGGCTGGCTGATGGGTTTCTACTGCGCGCTTGCCGGTGTGGAGAGATTCATCGTGGAATTTTTTCGAGCCAAGGATGACCGGTTGTTCGGCGGGGCTCTGACGATTGCGCAGGTGATCGCTCTGATCTTTGCGGCGGGGGGCGTGGCGATCATGTACGCGAGGTGGAACGTGACGCCTACCTCGCCAGGCATTTACGCAAAACGACAGGCGGCTTAAGCACACGGATTCGCTCGGTCAAGGCTTCGCCTTTTCACGCAGTGTGGGATAAGTGATGCCAAGCTGCTCTAGATAACTACCGAACTTTTTTGAGTCGTAGTAGAGCTTTCGCATCTGGGGCCGGTACGCCGACATGATATCGGCGTTCAACCAGATTGCAGGCTTGTCAGTCGCGGCAAAAAACGGTGTGTACTTGACAGCCCTGGTCTGAACCGTGTTGAAGTACTCCCAGGCGTCGCTTACGATCTTCGGCGTCAGCAGTATGTCCAGCATCGTCATCGCCTGAACCTTTGCTCCTGCGACGACACCCTTGTGGGCAATCGGCGTCGCCATTGAAATAGCGTTTGCCCAGTTGTGACCGGGCAGGCCGGGAATGTTGGACGGAAAGTTGAGGTTGATGGTTGGCACGTTCCAGCTCACGTCGCCGATATCGTCTGAC
Proteins encoded:
- a CDS encoding TlpA disulfide reductase family protein, whose protein sequence is MTSRKQFATVLGVLVAVLAIAIVGRQMLGDEMSPLGLGSRAPDFTASTLASQPESKSLEDYRGQVVMLNVWATWCGPCRIEMPSMELLHKAYGDKGLRIVAVSIDDPGTEQLVRDFVEQYGLTFEILHDPAKAISRQYQTTGYPETVILGRDGIIRKKLIGATDWNSPDNRALIERLIAESAE
- a CDS encoding prolipoprotein diacylglyceryl transferase, encoding MPRIFAQIVHHPLAYELGPLQITGFGLAILLSFVIGQIILQQELDRRGEDPGPAGDMVFAAVIGGLLGAKIYYAILTQDAGSLVSRAGFVFWGGLIGGILAVSALVVVKKLGLARMSDVSGIALAGAYAVGRTGCWAVGDDYGRPFNGPWATVFPEGAPPSTAGNMSSMFGVGFPPGTPQNQVIAVHPTQIYEVGMGFVMFLILWHFRDHKHARGWLMGFYCALAGVERFIVEFFRAKDDRLFGGALTIAQVIALIFAAGGVAIMYARWNVTPTSPGIYAKRQAA
- the tsaD gene encoding tRNA (adenosine(37)-N6)-threonylcarbamoyltransferase complex transferase subunit TsaD; the protein is MPLILGIETSCDETSAAVIDGSGNNVEQRSLVILSQDIHRVFGGVVPEIASRAHLTSIVPVVERALNEANVRLEDIDAIAVTSAPGLVGALLVGVCYAKSLGFAKGIPVVPVHHMEGHLFATSLEHESAVPPFTALLVSGGHTMLLDVEAWGRYRLLGATRDDAAGEAFDKVAKMLGLPYPGGRHVERLAREGDPTRFRFKPPMVRRSDTPGDEDYYAFSFSGLKTAALNAVRGSSDIDVDRSAIARGFQDALVASLVEKTLRAAREYSRTRIVLGGGVACNTALSSVLAERALQIGANVFAPSPRLATDNAAMIARAGLFRHERGEHAGFDLNAHASQPIPGLIAA